A single Verrucomicrobiia bacterium DNA region contains:
- the amrS gene encoding AmmeMemoRadiSam system radical SAM enzyme: MNARPLEEVLASYTREGDLYEVMPDGRLQCFACGHRCPIPEGRPGVCKVRFNKGGKLFVPYGYVGALQDDPIEKKPFFHAMPGARALSFGMLGCDFHCGYCQNWITSQALRDPEANSPPVKITPEALIELAKARHCRVITSTYNEPLITSEWAVEIFKEAKAEGLVTSYVSNGNGTPEVLDYIRPWTDLYKIDLKGFDDRRYRELGGSLENICRTVRGVYERGFWLEIVTLLIPGFNDSDDEVRRLTDFVASVSPEIPWHVTAFHPDYKMTDHDNTTAVQLLRAAEIGKKSGLRYIYPGNLPGKVGDGENTYCPQCAELLIEREGFHVTSDAVSPNGGKCFKCGCKIPGFWTIQSPASPLGGGVQPLM; encoded by the coding sequence ATGAACGCAAGGCCCCTTGAAGAAGTCCTGGCGTCGTACACGCGCGAAGGCGACCTCTACGAAGTCATGCCCGACGGCCGCCTCCAATGCTTTGCCTGCGGCCACCGCTGCCCCATTCCCGAAGGCCGCCCCGGCGTCTGCAAAGTGCGCTTCAATAAAGGCGGCAAACTCTTCGTCCCTTACGGCTACGTCGGCGCCCTTCAGGACGATCCCATCGAGAAAAAACCTTTTTTCCACGCCATGCCCGGAGCCCGCGCGCTCAGCTTCGGCATGCTGGGCTGCGATTTTCATTGCGGCTATTGCCAGAACTGGATCACGTCCCAGGCGCTCCGCGATCCCGAGGCCAATTCGCCGCCGGTCAAGATAACGCCCGAAGCCTTGATCGAATTGGCGAAGGCGCGTCATTGCCGCGTGATCACGAGCACGTACAACGAGCCGCTCATCACCAGCGAATGGGCCGTGGAAATTTTCAAGGAAGCCAAGGCCGAGGGACTGGTCACGTCTTACGTTTCCAACGGCAACGGCACGCCGGAAGTCCTCGATTACATCCGTCCCTGGACCGACCTTTACAAAATCGACCTCAAAGGTTTTGACGACCGCCGCTACCGCGAGCTGGGCGGCTCGCTTGAAAATATTTGCAGGACCGTGCGCGGCGTTTACGAGCGCGGCTTCTGGCTCGAGATCGTCACGCTGCTCATCCCGGGCTTCAATGATTCCGACGACGAAGTGCGCCGCCTCACGGATTTCGTGGCCTCGGTGTCGCCCGAGATTCCCTGGCACGTCACCGCGTTCCACCCGGATTACAAGATGACCGATCACGACAATACCACAGCCGTGCAGCTGCTCCGCGCCGCGGAGATCGGCAAAAAATCCGGGCTGCGCTACATTTATCCCGGCAATCTTCCCGGCAAAGTCGGTGACGGGGAAAATACTTATTGCCCGCAATGCGCCGAGCTCTTGATCGAGCGCGAAGGCTTTCACGTGACCAGCGACGCGGTTTCTCCCAATGGCGGAAAGTGCTTCAAATGCGGCTGCAAGATTCCCGGCTTCTGGACGATACAATCTCCCGCGAGCCCGCTGGGCGGCGGCGTGCAGCCGTTAATGTGA
- a CDS encoding alpha/beta fold hydrolase: MITSMIFFPDKTVYETPSDYGLSYEDVSLAISSKVKLHGWFLKAPEEKGVILFLHGNAGNISARVFKAKGWVKRGYSMFLVDYRGFGKSTGSIQHQDDVLQDASAALDWLMKERKYPAEKIVLYGESLGTHPAIRLAGKFPVAAVILEAPYPSFIELGKLHYPFVPSSMIQDFAFDNVRYIPEIKAPLFVLHGTHDEICPYAMSQQLFEKAPQPKEFMTVAEGVHNDLPMKAGENYWNKPVEFIERYRRT; encoded by the coding sequence ATGATCACATCCATGATTTTTTTTCCGGACAAGACGGTTTACGAAACGCCGTCGGACTACGGCCTTTCCTACGAAGACGTTTCGCTTGCGATCTCGTCGAAGGTCAAGCTGCACGGCTGGTTCCTGAAAGCGCCGGAAGAAAAGGGCGTGATTCTTTTTTTGCACGGCAATGCGGGCAATATTTCGGCGCGGGTGTTCAAGGCCAAGGGATGGGTGAAGCGCGGGTATTCGATGTTTCTCGTGGATTACCGCGGCTTCGGGAAGAGCACGGGCAGCATTCAGCATCAGGACGATGTTCTTCAGGACGCGTCAGCGGCCCTGGATTGGCTCATGAAGGAGAGAAAGTATCCCGCGGAAAAAATCGTTCTCTACGGCGAATCGCTGGGCACGCATCCCGCGATACGCCTTGCCGGAAAATTTCCCGTGGCCGCGGTGATCCTCGAAGCGCCGTACCCATCCTTCATCGAGCTGGGGAAACTCCATTATCCTTTTGTTCCCAGCAGCATGATCCAGGACTTTGCTTTCGACAATGTGCGGTATATTCCCGAGATCAAGGCCCCGCTTTTCGTGCTGCACGGCACGCATGACGAGATCTGCCCGTATGCCATGTCGCAGCAGCTCTTCGAAAAAGCCCCGCAGCCCAAGGAATTCATGACCGTGGCTGAGGGCGTGCACAATGATCTTCCCATGAAAGCGGGAGAGAATTATTGGAACAAGCCCGTGGAATTCATTGAAAGATATCGCAGGACGTAA